The Pseudosulfitobacter pseudonitzschiae genome includes a region encoding these proteins:
- the cysS gene encoding cysteine--tRNA ligase, whose protein sequence is MMDIHLYNTATRSKEKFAPLDPENVRMYVCGPTVYDRAHLGNARPVLVFDILYRLLKTQYPRVTYVRNFTDVDDKINARAAESDRSIGEITAETSQWFLDDMGAIGALEPDHMPRATAYIAEMIEMIQGLIDGGFAYAKEGHVLFRVREYDRYGALSGRSVDDMIAGARVEVAPYKEDPMDFVMWKPSDDKTPGWDSPWGRGRPGWHIECSAMAKALLGDRFDIHGGGNDLMFPHHENEIAQSCCANGTDRMANVWMHNEMLQVEGKKMSKSLGNFFTVRDLLEQGVPGEVIRFVMLSTHYRKPMDWTEKKREEAEATLRKWRGLLTGIAPSKPSQLVVQELKNDLNTSMVFYHLQKMADSLKEHRFWAYHKVKDIVRTADEIEAEFVASANLFGLLTAELGEWVSSNEVDLSAYEVDFSAVRADAMATKDFSKLDAMKQMLVEAGIEVKMRKDGVDLVAGPTFDPSKLEGL, encoded by the coding sequence CTGATGGATATCCACCTGTATAACACCGCCACCCGCAGCAAAGAGAAGTTTGCGCCGTTGGACCCTGAAAACGTGCGTATGTATGTTTGTGGGCCGACGGTCTACGACCGCGCGCACCTGGGCAACGCGCGGCCCGTGCTGGTGTTCGATATTCTCTACCGTCTGCTGAAAACGCAGTACCCGCGTGTGACTTACGTGCGCAATTTCACCGACGTCGATGACAAGATCAACGCACGCGCCGCCGAGAGCGATCGCAGCATCGGCGAGATCACCGCCGAGACATCGCAGTGGTTTCTGGACGACATGGGCGCGATTGGCGCGTTGGAGCCCGATCACATGCCGCGCGCGACGGCCTATATCGCCGAGATGATCGAGATGATCCAAGGGCTGATCGACGGTGGTTTTGCCTATGCCAAAGAGGGCCATGTGTTGTTCCGCGTGCGTGAATACGACCGCTATGGTGCGCTGTCGGGGCGGTCGGTTGACGACATGATCGCGGGCGCAAGGGTCGAGGTGGCCCCGTACAAAGAAGATCCGATGGATTTCGTGATGTGGAAGCCGTCAGATGACAAGACGCCCGGTTGGGACAGTCCGTGGGGGCGCGGGCGTCCGGGTTGGCATATCGAATGCTCGGCCATGGCCAAGGCGCTGCTGGGCGACAGGTTCGACATTCACGGCGGCGGCAACGATCTGATGTTTCCGCACCATGAAAACGAGATCGCGCAAAGCTGCTGCGCCAATGGCACCGACCGCATGGCAAACGTGTGGATGCACAACGAGATGCTGCAGGTCGAGGGCAAGAAGATGTCCAAGAGCCTGGGCAACTTCTTTACCGTGCGGGATTTGTTAGAGCAGGGGGTTCCGGGCGAGGTGATCCGGTTCGTGATGCTGTCGACGCATTACCGCAAGCCGATGGACTGGACTGAGAAGAAGCGGGAAGAGGCGGAGGCGACGCTGCGCAAGTGGCGAGGCCTGCTCACTGGTATTGCCCCTTCGAAACCGAGCCAGCTAGTGGTCCAAGAACTCAAAAATGATCTCAACACTTCTATGGTCTTCTACCATTTGCAAAAAATGGCTGACTCTCTGAAAGAACACCGATTTTGGGCGTATCATAAAGTTAAGGATATTGTCAGAACTGCTGATGAGATTGAGGCCGAATTTGTTGCGAGTGCAAACCTTTTCGGTCTGTTGACTGCGGAGTTAGGCGAATGGGTGAGCAGCAACGAAGTTGATTTGAGTGCCTATGAAGTGGACTTTTCCGCTGTGCGTGCTGACGCTATGGCAACCAAAGACTTCTCCAAACTTGATGCAATGAAGCAGATGCTGGTTGAGGCGGGCATCGAGGTCAAGATGCGCAAGGATGGCGTTGATTTGGTGGCAGGGCCTACGTTTGATCCGTCCAAGTTGGAGGGGTTGTGA
- a CDS encoding pyridoxal phosphate-dependent aminotransferase, whose protein sequence is MKLSHRITNINGGGSDGWDVFLKARGMIAEGVAVTELTIGEHDIGTAAPILQEMHRSAMGGHTGYAMVPGINALRDTVAARVQARTGVPTTRDNVIITPGGQAALFAAHTAVCDSGDTALYVDPYYATYPGTIRAVGAVPQSVPALADNAFQPRAKDIAAAAEQGAASLLINSPNNPTGVVYSRDTLQGIADVCKAHDLWLISDEVYDTQVWDGEHISPRALPDMAERTLVVGSMSKSHAMTGSRCGWIVGPEEVIGNLVNLATNTTYGVPGYIQDAASFALNQGPEVEAEVAEPFRRRREKAMEVLAAQNTVTLVPAQGAMYLMLDIRATGQSGDDFANTLLDAHHIAVMPGESFGQAAAGHIRVAMTIDDDRFIAALKTLCAFAADLAKK, encoded by the coding sequence ATGAAGCTTTCGCATCGGATTACAAATATCAACGGCGGCGGGTCGGACGGCTGGGACGTGTTCCTCAAGGCGCGCGGCATGATTGCCGAAGGTGTCGCCGTGACTGAACTGACCATCGGAGAGCACGACATCGGCACCGCAGCGCCCATTCTGCAAGAGATGCACCGCAGTGCGATGGGCGGGCACACCGGTTACGCGATGGTTCCGGGCATCAATGCCCTGCGCGACACAGTGGCGGCACGGGTGCAGGCGCGCACCGGTGTGCCCACCACCCGCGACAACGTCATCATCACCCCCGGCGGTCAGGCCGCCCTGTTTGCGGCCCACACCGCTGTCTGCGATTCCGGTGACACGGCGCTTTATGTTGATCCTTATTACGCCACTTACCCCGGCACGATCCGCGCGGTCGGTGCTGTACCGCAATCGGTGCCCGCATTGGCCGATAACGCCTTTCAGCCCCGCGCCAAAGACATTGCGGCGGCTGCGGAACAGGGCGCGGCATCACTGCTGATCAATTCGCCCAACAATCCCACCGGCGTGGTCTACAGCCGTGACACCCTGCAAGGCATCGCGGATGTCTGCAAGGCGCACGACCTCTGGCTGATCTCGGACGAGGTCTACGACACACAGGTCTGGGACGGCGAGCACATCAGCCCGCGCGCCCTTCCGGATATGGCAGAGCGCACGCTTGTCGTGGGCTCTATGTCGAAATCCCACGCCATGACCGGATCGCGCTGCGGCTGGATCGTCGGCCCCGAAGAGGTCATCGGCAATCTGGTCAATCTGGCCACGAACACAACCTACGGCGTGCCGGGCTATATTCAGGACGCCGCCAGCTTTGCGCTGAACCAAGGCCCCGAGGTCGAGGCAGAGGTTGCAGAACCCTTCCGCCGTCGTCGCGAAAAGGCGATGGAAGTGCTGGCCGCCCAGAACACCGTGACGCTGGTTCCGGCGCAGGGCGCGATGTACCTGATGCTGGACATCCGCGCCACGGGGCAAAGCGGCGACGATTTTGCCAACACCCTGCTGGATGCACACCACATTGCGGTCATGCCCGGCGAAAGCTTTGGTCAGGCGGCTGCGGGACACATCCGCGTGGCGATGACAATCGACGACGACCGCTTTATCGCGGCGTTGAAAACCCTGTGCGCCTTTGCGGCTGATCTGGCCAAAAAATAA
- a CDS encoding TPM domain-containing protein — protein sequence MKRIVATLALVLWPALASAQFYPDYNSITVNDFADILPDDTEAAISAQLDALRDDTGIEMTVVTLTRQETYDPDSTLEQFATGLFNHWGVGNAERNDGIMVLVLPEDRAMRLELGAGFGDGWNDVADAVVQDAFLPGFRDGDYPAGIAQGVSATIDVIARPFAANTPPPEPAAPAEGGGGLWWLSIIPLGLVALIFQGKIRLKLRKCPSCGTRGSLQIKDRTIDAATRTSKGKKERTTSCSNCDFGDTAIIMVPMLSATRSSSSSSSSSFGGGSSSGGGASGKW from the coding sequence ATGAAGCGGATCGTTGCGACCCTTGCATTGGTGCTCTGGCCAGCGCTGGCCAGCGCGCAATTCTATCCCGATTACAATTCCATCACCGTCAACGACTTTGCCGACATCCTGCCCGACGACACCGAGGCTGCGATTTCGGCACAGCTAGACGCATTGCGCGACGACACCGGCATCGAAATGACAGTCGTCACCCTGACGCGGCAGGAAACCTATGACCCCGACAGCACGCTCGAGCAGTTTGCCACCGGCCTGTTCAACCACTGGGGCGTGGGCAATGCCGAACGCAACGACGGGATCATGGTGTTGGTCCTTCCCGAAGACAGGGCGATGCGGCTGGAATTGGGTGCCGGCTTTGGCGACGGTTGGAACGATGTAGCCGACGCCGTGGTCCAAGATGCCTTTTTGCCCGGGTTCAGGGACGGCGATTACCCCGCGGGCATAGCCCAAGGCGTCAGCGCCACCATCGACGTGATCGCCCGCCCCTTTGCCGCCAACACACCACCCCCCGAACCCGCAGCACCAGCCGAGGGCGGCGGCGGTTTGTGGTGGCTTTCAATCATTCCGCTGGGGTTGGTCGCGCTGATCTTCCAGGGCAAGATCCGGCTCAAATTGCGCAAATGCCCATCCTGCGGGACGCGCGGATCGTTGCAAATCAAGGACAGGACGATCGACGCGGCCACCCGCACTTCGAAGGGCAAGAAAGAGCGTACAACATCCTGTAGCAACTGCGATTTCGGGGATACGGCAATTATCATGGTGCCGATGCTGTCGGCCACACGCAGCTCTTCATCGTCAAGCAGCAGCTCGTTTGGCGGAGGCTCAAGCAGCGGCGGCGGCGCGTCCGGCAAGTGGTAA
- a CDS encoding outer membrane protein produces the protein MKRIVYAGALTLAAAAPLYAGAPADPVIEAPVIVPATPAYTGGDWTGFYAGGQLGYADIDGTGAADGSGGTYGVHGGYNYDFGRFVLGGEVDYDQLDIDLGGGGTADNVARLKLKAGYDLGRTLVYATAGAARADTSVGSDNGEFYGLGVAYKVNDRFTMGGEVLEHSFDDIAGSGLDADATSFTLRGSYNF, from the coding sequence ATGAAACGTATCGTTTACGCAGGCGCACTTACACTGGCTGCCGCAGCCCCGCTTTATGCTGGCGCCCCCGCTGATCCGGTGATCGAAGCACCGGTTATCGTGCCCGCAACACCCGCATACACGGGTGGCGACTGGACAGGCTTCTATGCTGGTGGCCAACTGGGCTATGCCGACATCGACGGCACCGGCGCGGCGGATGGGTCCGGTGGCACATACGGTGTGCACGGCGGTTACAACTACGACTTTGGTCGTTTCGTACTGGGCGGCGAGGTCGATTACGACCAGCTCGACATTGATCTGGGCGGCGGCGGCACAGCCGACAATGTTGCACGCCTGAAACTGAAAGCGGGCTATGACCTTGGCCGCACTCTGGTCTATGCCACAGCCGGTGCCGCACGTGCGGACACATCGGTTGGCAGCGACAACGGTGAATTCTACGGTCTGGGCGTCGCCTACAAAGTGAATGATCGTTTCACCATGGGCGGCGAAGTGCTGGAGCACAGCTTTGACGACATCGCAGGTTCGGGTTTGGACGCGGACGCGACCTCATTCACACTGCGCGGTTCGTACAACTTCTAA
- a CDS encoding trimethylamine methyltransferase family protein, producing the protein MNDHSPSRTGGRAARRAARAAPLADHLRPIRAGMSGGQYTPLSDADVLRIHTAALDALERIGLADAPPSGVAHLTAAGAALGDDGRIRFPRALVEDTIAKANRTLTLHSRDGLHDLDLSGTRVHYGTAGAAVHMVEPDGRSYRESTVQDLHDAARICDRLDNIHFVQRPMVCRDIFDNFEMDMNSVYACTSGTTKHVGVSFTDPAFVAPAIEMLHLIAGGEAAWRERPFVSNSNCFVVPPMKFATESCLVMEACIKHGMPVLLLSAGMSGATAPGSIAGAIVQAVAECLAGLVYVHAVQPGAPAIFGTWPFDLDLRTGSMTGGSGEQALLTAGCAQMHRFYDLPGGAAAGIADSKLPDMQAGWEQMCSNVMAGLSGLNMVYEAAGMHASLLGFCHESLIIGDDLIGQAMRCVRGIEVTDETMALDQMEAVCMGGPGHYLGTAETLGRMEMDNVYPALGDRTSPKEWAERGKPDLIARATERKNEILSERSAARFDPALDAAIRAKFNIHLPA; encoded by the coding sequence ATGAACGATCATTCCCCCTCGCGCACAGGTGGCCGCGCTGCGCGCCGCGCCGCACGCGCTGCCCCGTTGGCCGACCACCTGCGCCCCATCCGCGCCGGAATGTCGGGTGGACAGTACACCCCCCTCAGCGACGCGGATGTCTTGCGCATTCACACCGCCGCCCTTGATGCGCTGGAACGTATCGGGCTGGCGGATGCGCCGCCTTCGGGCGTGGCCCATCTGACGGCTGCGGGGGCGGCTCTGGGCGACGACGGGCGCATCCGCTTTCCGCGTGCGCTGGTTGAAGACACCATTGCCAAAGCCAACCGCACGCTGACCCTGCACAGCCGCGACGGGTTGCATGATCTGGATCTGTCAGGCACCCGCGTTCATTATGGCACCGCAGGGGCTGCGGTGCATATGGTCGAACCGGATGGCCGCAGCTACCGCGAAAGCACGGTGCAAGATCTGCACGACGCCGCGCGCATCTGCGACCGGCTGGACAATATCCATTTCGTACAGCGTCCGATGGTTTGTCGAGACATCTTTGACAACTTCGAGATGGACATGAATTCGGTCTATGCCTGCACATCCGGCACGACCAAACACGTCGGTGTATCATTCACCGACCCCGCCTTTGTCGCCCCCGCCATCGAGATGCTGCACTTGATTGCAGGCGGCGAAGCGGCGTGGCGCGAACGGCCCTTTGTCAGCAATTCCAACTGTTTTGTCGTACCACCAATGAAATTCGCCACCGAATCCTGTCTGGTGATGGAGGCGTGCATCAAACACGGCATGCCTGTGCTGCTGCTGTCTGCAGGCATGTCGGGGGCCACCGCTCCGGGCAGTATCGCGGGCGCGATCGTGCAGGCGGTGGCGGAATGTCTGGCGGGTCTGGTCTATGTCCACGCGGTTCAGCCGGGGGCGCCCGCGATTTTTGGCACCTGGCCTTTTGATCTGGACCTGCGCACAGGGTCGATGACCGGCGGATCGGGCGAACAGGCGCTGCTGACGGCAGGCTGCGCGCAGATGCATCGTTTCTACGACCTGCCCGGAGGAGCCGCGGCAGGCATTGCCGACAGCAAACTGCCCGACATGCAGGCCGGATGGGAACAGATGTGTTCAAACGTGATGGCGGGGCTGTCGGGGCTGAACATGGTTTACGAGGCGGCGGGGATGCACGCATCGCTGCTGGGGTTCTGTCACGAAAGCCTGATTATAGGCGACGATCTGATCGGTCAGGCAATGCGCTGTGTGCGCGGCATCGAAGTCACCGACGAGACGATGGCGCTGGACCAGATGGAGGCCGTGTGCATGGGCGGTCCGGGGCACTATCTTGGCACCGCCGAAACGCTGGGCCGGATGGAGATGGACAACGTCTATCCTGCCCTTGGCGATCGCACTTCGCCCAAAGAATGGGCCGAGCGCGGCAAACCCGATCTGATCGCGCGGGCCACAGAGCGCAAGAACGAAATCCTGTCGGAACGATCCGCCGCGCGGTTCGATCCGGCGCTGGATGCGGCGATACGGGCAAAGTTCAACATTCACCTGCCAGCATAG
- a CDS encoding RNA polymerase sigma factor, with amino-acid sequence MTTQAPLSRLIPMLTRRARRLTRSHSAADDLVQETLLRLILRARHGGPIDDLPAYAMRTLTNQARMAWRRAPVTEELEEDHATVLPDAPMRLDYADTLSAIETLPRDQADLLRLVAAGETSPARLAQLTGLPQGTVMSRLARARARLRRMLEGEMDEAVK; translated from the coding sequence ATGACAACACAAGCACCCCTGTCCCGCCTCATCCCAATGCTGACCCGCCGTGCGCGTCGGCTGACACGTTCACACAGCGCCGCCGACGATCTGGTGCAAGAGACCCTGCTGCGCCTGATCCTGCGCGCGCGCCATGGCGGGCCGATCGACGACCTGCCCGCCTATGCGATGCGCACGCTGACCAATCAGGCGCGGATGGCGTGGCGGCGTGCGCCGGTGACCGAGGAGCTGGAGGAAGATCATGCCACGGTGCTGCCCGATGCGCCCATGCGGCTGGACTATGCGGACACATTGAGTGCCATCGAAACGCTGCCTCGCGATCAGGCCGACCTGTTGCGGCTGGTCGCAGCGGGCGAGACGTCACCGGCCCGTCTGGCACAACTGACCGGCCTGCCCCAAGGCACAGTCATGTCGCGTCTGGCCCGCGCACGGGCAAGACTGCGGCGCATGTTGGAAGGTGAGATGGATGAAGCAGTTAAGTGA
- a CDS encoding saccharopine dehydrogenase family protein, whose translation MKRNVLIIGAGGVAQVVAHKCAQNNDVLGDLHIASRTVSKCEAIIQSVHDKGAMKQDGVFKAHAVDAMNTAAVVDLLKGTGAQIVINVGSPFVNMTVLEACIQAGVAYIDTAIHEDPAKICETPPWYGNYEWKRREDCAAAGVTAILGAGFDPGMVNAFARFAVDEYMDDVKSIDIVDINAGSHGKYFSTNFDPEINFREFTGTVYSWQQGAWQENSMFEVGREWDLPVVGKQKAYMSGHDEVHSLAANYPQADIRFWMGFGDHYINVFTVLQNLGLLSEQPVVTAEGLEVIPLKVVKAVLPDPSSLAPNYTGKTCIGDLVKGTKDGAEAEVFVYNVADHKEAYEEVGSQGISYTAGVPPVAFAMLIADGTYDVAKMVNVEELDPKPLFALLDDIGLPTRVKDANGDRAWNA comes from the coding sequence ATGAAACGCAATGTTCTTATCATCGGCGCAGGTGGCGTCGCTCAGGTCGTGGCGCATAAATGCGCGCAAAACAACGATGTGTTGGGGGATTTGCATATCGCTAGCCGGACGGTTTCGAAATGCGAGGCCATCATCCAGAGCGTGCACGACAAGGGCGCGATGAAACAGGACGGCGTGTTCAAGGCCCATGCGGTGGATGCGATGAACACCGCCGCTGTGGTCGATCTTTTGAAAGGCACGGGCGCGCAGATCGTGATCAATGTCGGTTCGCCCTTTGTGAACATGACTGTTCTCGAGGCGTGTATTCAGGCGGGTGTTGCCTATATCGACACTGCGATTCACGAAGATCCGGCCAAAATCTGCGAAACCCCGCCGTGGTACGGCAACTATGAATGGAAACGCCGTGAGGATTGCGCGGCGGCCGGTGTGACGGCGATTTTGGGCGCGGGTTTTGATCCCGGGATGGTCAATGCCTTTGCCCGTTTCGCGGTGGATGAATACATGGATGACGTCAAATCCATCGACATCGTCGACATCAACGCGGGCAGCCACGGCAAGTATTTCTCGACCAACTTCGACCCCGAGATCAACTTTCGCGAGTTTACGGGCACCGTCTATAGCTGGCAGCAAGGCGCTTGGCAGGAAAACAGCATGTTCGAGGTGGGCCGCGAATGGGATCTGCCCGTCGTTGGCAAGCAAAAGGCCTATATGTCTGGCCATGACGAGGTGCATTCGCTGGCGGCCAACTATCCGCAGGCCGATATCCGGTTCTGGATGGGCTTTGGCGATCACTACATCAACGTCTTTACCGTGCTGCAAAACCTTGGTCTGTTGTCCGAACAGCCCGTGGTGACCGCCGAAGGGCTGGAGGTTATCCCGCTGAAAGTAGTCAAGGCTGTGCTGCCCGATCCGTCCAGCCTTGCGCCGAATTATACCGGCAAGACCTGCATCGGTGATCTGGTCAAAGGCACCAAGGATGGCGCCGAGGCAGAAGTGTTCGTCTACAACGTGGCCGACCACAAAGAAGCCTATGAAGAGGTGGGCAGCCAAGGCATTTCCTATACCGCAGGCGTGCCGCCGGTGGCCTTTGCCATGCTGATCGCGGATGGCACCTATGACGTGGCCAAGATGGTCAACGTCGAGGAACTGGACCCCAAGCCGTTGTTCGCGCTGCTGGATGACATCGGCCTGCCGACGCGGGTCAAGGATGCCAACGGCGACCGGGCGTGGAACGCATGA
- a CDS encoding carboxynorspermidine decarboxylase, giving the protein MQTPYYLIDKSHLLKNMEKIAWLRAASGAKSLLALKCFATWSVFDFMAEYMDGSTSSSLYEVRLGSEKFGGETHAYSVAYADHEIDEVLTQSDKIIFNSIGQLQRFDIQSQGHVRGLRVNPGVSTSGFDLADPARPFSRLGEHDPDRIAAVADKISGLMFHNNCENDDFERFDEMLTLIEDRFGAIITQMDWISLGGGIHFTGEGYPLDRLAARLKGFAEDNGVQVYLEPGEAAITGAATLEVTVLDTLHNGKDLAIVDASIEAHMLDLLIYREPAKVSPDSGDHAWMICGKSCLAGDIFGEFRFDKPIKPGDRISFQDAAGYTMVKKNWFNGVKMPGIAIRELDGTLRMVREFDYADFLAALS; this is encoded by the coding sequence ATGCAAACGCCCTATTACCTGATCGACAAATCCCACCTGTTGAAGAACATGGAAAAAATCGCGTGGCTGCGCGCGGCTTCGGGGGCGAAATCCCTGCTGGCGTTGAAATGTTTCGCCACCTGGTCAGTGTTCGATTTCATGGCGGAGTATATGGACGGTTCGACCTCGTCCTCGCTTTACGAAGTGCGCTTGGGGTCCGAGAAGTTCGGCGGAGAAACCCATGCCTATTCCGTGGCTTACGCCGATCACGAGATCGACGAGGTGTTGACCCAGAGCGACAAGATCATCTTCAATTCAATCGGCCAGCTACAGCGGTTCGACATCCAATCCCAAGGGCATGTGCGCGGTCTGCGCGTCAATCCGGGTGTGTCCACCTCGGGTTTTGATCTTGCCGACCCTGCGCGCCCCTTTAGCCGTTTGGGCGAACATGACCCCGACCGGATCGCCGCCGTGGCCGACAAGATCAGCGGCCTGATGTTTCACAACAACTGCGAAAACGACGATTTCGAGCGGTTCGACGAGATGCTGACCCTGATCGAGGACCGTTTTGGCGCGATCATCACGCAGATGGATTGGATCAGTCTTGGCGGCGGCATCCATTTCACCGGCGAAGGCTATCCGTTGGACCGTCTGGCGGCGCGGCTGAAGGGCTTTGCCGAAGACAACGGAGTACAGGTCTATCTGGAACCGGGTGAGGCCGCGATCACGGGGGCTGCGACGCTGGAAGTGACCGTGCTGGATACGCTGCACAACGGCAAGGATCTGGCCATCGTCGATGCTTCGATCGAGGCCCATATGCTGGATCTGCTGATTTACCGCGAACCGGCCAAAGTCAGCCCCGACAGCGGTGATCATGCGTGGATGATCTGCGGCAAATCCTGCCTTGCGGGCGATATCTTTGGCGAATTCCGCTTTGACAAACCGATCAAACCCGGTGACCGGATTTCATTTCAGGACGCAGCCGGTTACACAATGGTTAAGAAAAACTGGTTCAATGGGGTGAAGATGCCCGGCATCGCCATACGTGAACTGGACGGAACCCTGCGCATGGTGCGCGAATTCGATTACGCCGACTTTTTGGCGGCTCTTTCCTGA
- a CDS encoding TRAP transporter substrate-binding protein yields the protein MAVVATISAGVASAETEVKIGYALAPDSHYGVAAEKWQEVVEAKTDGKFKFRHFPSSGLGGEREVVEGLQLGTVEATIVSTGTLSNFVPATGVTDIPFLFRSLEHARNVLDGPVGQEILADFDGAGLVAVAWGEQGFRHITNNRNPIETPEDLAGMKLRTMENPVHLSAFNALGAAPTPMAWPEVIGALQQGTIDGQENPLSVIVSVKLNEVQKYLTLSGHVYSPAMLLISKPFWDGLSDEEKAAFEEGATEAVVAMRGFVDDVEQSGVETLKERGMEVNELSEEQKAAFRASVESAYEGYYETYGKDLIDRISATE from the coding sequence ATGGCTGTTGTCGCTACAATTTCAGCAGGCGTTGCAAGCGCCGAAACAGAAGTCAAAATCGGCTACGCACTGGCACCGGATTCACACTACGGCGTCGCCGCAGAAAAGTGGCAGGAAGTCGTCGAAGCCAAAACCGACGGCAAGTTCAAGTTCCGCCATTTCCCCTCGTCCGGTCTGGGCGGCGAGCGTGAAGTGGTCGAAGGTCTGCAACTTGGCACCGTCGAGGCGACAATTGTCTCGACCGGTACCCTCAGCAACTTTGTCCCCGCCACAGGCGTGACCGACATTCCGTTCCTGTTCCGCAGCCTCGAACACGCACGCAACGTGCTGGACGGCCCGGTAGGTCAGGAAATTCTGGCCGACTTCGACGGTGCCGGACTGGTCGCAGTTGCTTGGGGCGAACAAGGGTTCCGCCACATCACCAACAACCGCAATCCCATCGAGACACCCGAAGATCTGGCGGGCATGAAGCTGCGCACGATGGAAAACCCCGTTCACCTATCCGCATTCAACGCGCTGGGTGCGGCCCCCACGCCGATGGCATGGCCCGAAGTGATCGGAGCCCTGCAACAAGGGACAATCGACGGTCAGGAAAACCCGCTTTCGGTGATCGTTTCGGTTAAACTGAACGAAGTGCAAAAATACCTGACGCTGTCGGGCCACGTCTATTCGCCCGCCATGCTGCTGATCTCGAAACCGTTCTGGGATGGTCTGTCGGACGAGGAAAAAGCCGCTTTTGAAGAAGGCGCAACCGAAGCCGTCGTTGCCATGCGCGGTTTTGTGGATGATGTCGAGCAAAGCGGCGTCGAGACGCTGAAAGAGCGCGGCATGGAAGTGAATGAACTGTCCGAAGAGCAAAAGGCAGCGTTCCGCGCATCGGTCGAAAGCGCCTATGAAGGCTACTACGAAACCTACGGCAAAGACCTGATCGACCGTATTTCGGCGACAGAATAA
- a CDS encoding TRAP transporter small permease has product MRRIERIFVSLNEVAVIGLLASMTLIVGANVALRYTTNHSLPWADEAARYLMIWMTFLGAGLALRMGGHVAITNLHDFISTRSQKLLRAAIVVTLLLFFGFMVYVGWQYMERARFQQTPALRLSFRYVYAAMPVGFSLLIVHLLLIAKPFIHAGLYKQADGATENAPGAANG; this is encoded by the coding sequence GTGCGCAGGATCGAACGAATATTTGTGTCGCTCAACGAAGTGGCAGTGATTGGCCTGTTGGCGTCGATGACGTTGATTGTCGGCGCGAATGTCGCGCTGCGCTACACGACAAACCATTCACTGCCTTGGGCAGACGAAGCGGCGCGATATCTGATGATCTGGATGACGTTCCTGGGGGCCGGACTGGCGCTGCGGATGGGCGGGCATGTGGCCATCACTAACCTGCATGATTTCATCAGCACCCGTTCCCAAAAGCTGCTGCGCGCGGCCATCGTGGTGACGCTGCTGCTGTTTTTCGGGTTCATGGTCTATGTTGGCTGGCAATATATGGAACGCGCCCGCTTTCAGCAAACCCCTGCCCTGCGGCTTTCGTTTCGATATGTCTATGCCGCGATGCCTGTGGGTTTCAGCCTGTTGATCGTGCATCTGCTGTTGATCGCCAAACCGTTCATTCACGCGGGGCTGTACAAGCAAGCCGACGGCGCGACTGAAAATGCGCCGGGTGCTGCAAATGGCTGA